A stretch of the Argentina anserina chromosome 6, drPotAnse1.1, whole genome shotgun sequence genome encodes the following:
- the LOC126799630 gene encoding uncharacterized protein LOC126799630, with product MKFTDSPVIELPVRDAVLSFQQDNGSLHVGTTVWPCSLVLVKFAERWAPPQTPENPYSSLLDFRAKRAVELGAGCGVAAMGLYLLGLTDVVITDIPAVMPALKRNLKRNKPVLGKNLKHAILHWNKADQIAALSPPYDVVVATDVVYIEETVGPLISTMEAMVKDDGVVLLGYQLRSPEAHKVFWEMCEGVFGIEKVPHEDLHPDYAYEETDVYILRKKKKETETS from the coding sequence ATGAAGTTCACAGACTCGCCGGTGATCGAGCTCCCCGTCCGCGACGCCGTCCTCTCATTCCAACAAGACAACGGCTCCCTCCACGTCGGCACCACCGTCTGGCCCTGCTCCTTAGTCCTCGTCAAGTTCGCCGAGCGCTGGGCCCCTCCCCAAACCCCGGAAAACCCCTACTCCTCCCTCCTCGACTTCCGCGCTAAACGCGCCGTCGAGCTCGGCGCCGGCTGCGGAGTCGCCGCCATGGGGCTCTACCTCCTCGGCCTCACCGACGTCGTCATCACCGACATCCCCGCCGTCATGCCCGCCCTGAAGCGGAACCTCAAGCGCAACAAACCGGTCCTCGGCAAGAATCTCAAGCATGCGATTCTCCACTGGAACAAGGCGGACCAGATCGCCGCCCTGAGTCCGCCGTACGACGTCGTTGTGGCGACGGATGTGGTGTATATTGAGGAGACGGTGGGGCCGTTGATCTCGACGATGGAGGCGATGGTGAAGGACGACGGCGTCGTTTTGCTTGGGTATCAATTGAGGTCGCCGGAGGCACATAAGGTGTTTTGGGAAATGTGCGAGGGTGTTTTCGGGATCGAGAAAGTTCCGCATGAGGATTTGCACCCGGATTATGCTTATGAGGAGACTGATGTGTATATCTTGcgcaagaagaaaaaagaaactgaAACCTCTTAG